A region of Maridesulfovibrio sp. DNA encodes the following proteins:
- a CDS encoding ATP-binding cassette domain-containing protein, producing the protein MKNQKQAPVKNDTIDTQKKRQETTDGTEKKNFVPQENIGLFNPGEDEKGASITSCLKKIADKYGIVVTGSSLQLGSSSPVNEYLRLQADNMALGLAIKPLPFRIEEDMLPLIVQYNDGSFALLEEKVGRRLTLWNGKQEIIRNKKSEFSEFKDWSCSLKPIFETDKVPFLSLPWFLGQIGKMWPMYSQVILATVLIHCFTLVIPLLMGIFYDRILPNLAENSLRVLITGAIIVLAFDYILKNVRTSLVEKAALRVEQDAEPQLLSLFLDTTYSKLPISAGHLAHAVQEFSRIKSLFTTQLVVGSIDFFFLFFFLLIIYLNSGMLFAVPAVTSFLVLIVAIVYGFFIDTNVSAQSKLQSRKTSFLNEIFNGIESIKITNAARLFVSRWASEIEKSGEMASRYRIAQSRCSMTTGFLGQLNSAGLLIVAFFLIKSGHMSSGGLLSTMVLSGRCIAVSASMSNLITSYLFARRSYKDLRQILKLEKETNETRQFKIQQLGGGVRFDSVSFRYHPEAAYALENISFETKAGEKVGIIGPMGSGKSTMLKLLAGLADPSEGLVMLDGHNMAHLNIEKVREFVGVVPQSPVLFHGTLELNLLMGSRTATQKSLRQALTISGIDKFVSKHPLGLKMPILEGGKNLSRGQRQAVAVARALISDPPLLLLDEPTSSMDSTQERILINQIKETMAEKSIFVVTHRPQILEVVDRIMVIDQSRIVADGPRDQIIRKLSGQAPANQG; encoded by the coding sequence TTGAAAAATCAAAAACAAGCCCCTGTAAAAAACGATACTATCGATACTCAAAAAAAACGTCAGGAGACAACGGACGGGACGGAGAAAAAGAACTTCGTGCCGCAGGAGAATATCGGCCTATTCAATCCCGGCGAAGATGAAAAAGGGGCGTCAATCACCTCCTGCCTGAAAAAAATAGCTGATAAATACGGTATTGTTGTAACCGGAAGTTCCCTGCAGTTGGGCAGCTCATCCCCGGTCAATGAATACCTGCGCCTCCAGGCTGACAACATGGCACTGGGATTAGCCATCAAGCCCCTGCCCTTCAGAATTGAAGAGGACATGCTGCCGCTCATCGTACAATACAATGACGGCAGTTTTGCTCTGCTGGAGGAAAAAGTAGGCAGGAGACTGACCCTCTGGAACGGCAAGCAGGAAATCATCCGCAACAAAAAGTCGGAATTTTCCGAGTTCAAGGATTGGTCCTGCTCACTCAAACCTATTTTTGAAACAGACAAGGTTCCATTTTTAAGCCTGCCATGGTTTCTTGGACAGATCGGGAAAATGTGGCCCATGTATTCGCAGGTAATTCTGGCCACGGTGCTGATCCATTGCTTTACACTGGTAATCCCCCTGCTTATGGGCATATTTTATGACCGCATCCTGCCCAACCTTGCGGAAAACTCTCTGCGGGTACTGATCACCGGTGCCATCATTGTGCTGGCTTTTGATTATATTCTCAAAAACGTACGCACATCCCTTGTGGAAAAAGCCGCTCTGCGTGTTGAGCAGGATGCCGAACCACAGCTGCTCTCACTTTTTCTGGATACAACCTACTCCAAGCTTCCCATCTCCGCGGGGCATCTGGCCCATGCAGTGCAGGAATTTTCGCGCATCAAATCTCTTTTTACTACCCAGTTGGTGGTCGGCTCCATCGACTTTTTCTTTTTATTCTTTTTCCTGTTAATAATTTATCTGAACAGCGGAATGCTTTTCGCCGTTCCGGCGGTGACATCTTTTCTGGTGCTCATTGTGGCTATTGTCTACGGATTTTTCATTGACACCAACGTATCTGCGCAAAGCAAACTACAATCACGCAAGACTTCATTTTTAAATGAAATTTTCAATGGCATTGAATCCATCAAAATCACCAATGCCGCAAGACTCTTTGTTTCCCGCTGGGCTTCTGAGATTGAAAAATCGGGGGAAATGGCCTCAAGATACCGCATAGCCCAATCCCGCTGTTCCATGACCACAGGTTTTCTGGGACAGTTGAATTCTGCAGGTCTGCTGATTGTGGCTTTCTTCCTGATCAAAAGCGGGCACATGAGCAGCGGCGGCCTGCTTTCGACCATGGTTCTTTCCGGACGCTGCATTGCAGTTTCCGCCAGCATGTCCAATTTAATAACATCCTATCTTTTTGCACGCCGGTCCTACAAAGATCTGCGCCAGATATTGAAGCTGGAAAAAGAAACAAACGAAACACGCCAGTTTAAAATCCAGCAGTTGGGTGGCGGAGTCCGCTTTGACAGCGTATCCTTCCGCTACCATCCGGAAGCTGCATACGCCCTTGAAAATATATCCTTTGAAACAAAAGCCGGCGAAAAAGTAGGAATCATAGGCCCCATGGGCAGCGGTAAATCCACCATGCTCAAACTGCTGGCCGGACTGGCTGACCCCAGTGAAGGACTGGTCATGCTGGATGGGCATAACATGGCCCACCTGAATATTGAAAAAGTGCGCGAATTTGTGGGTGTGGTTCCGCAGTCCCCGGTTCTTTTTCACGGAACCCTTGAGCTGAACCTGCTTATGGGCTCGCGTACAGCCACCCAGAAATCACTGCGTCAGGCCCTGACTATTTCTGGGATTGATAAATTTGTTTCCAAACACCCGCTGGGATTGAAAATGCCCATTCTTGAAGGGGGCAAAAACCTTTCCAGAGGACAGCGGCAGGCTGTAGCTGTCGCCCGCGCCCTGATCAGTGATCCGCCGCTGCTGCTGCTTGATGAGCCGACCA